GAACATGGAACAGCGGATCAGCCTCGTCACTCTCGGGGTCGCCGACCTCTCGCGGGCCGAGGAGTTCTACGAGAGCTTGGGATGGCGGGGCCAGGCGCTGGAGGGGATCGTGTTCTTCCAGACGGGCTGCATGGCCTTCGCGCTCTGGGGCAGGGAAGAGCTCGCCGCCGACAGCGGTCTGGCCGGTGAGGGCGACGGCGGGTTCGGTGGGATCTGCCTCGCGCACAACGTCCGTCACCAGCACGAGGTCGACGAGGTCATCGAGACCGCACGGCGGGCGGGAGCCACGGTGACCCGCCCACCCGCCGAGACGTTCTACGGCGGTTACGCCGGGGTGTTCACCGACCTCGACGGGCACGCCTGGGAGATCGCCTATAATCCCGGTTTCCCGATCGCCCCGGACGGTTCCGTCACCGTCCCCGACTTCGGCACCACGTAGCCACCCGCCGCGAGCGGCCCGGTGGAAAGCCGCGCACGACCGGAGTGGGCCGAGTCACTCGCGGGGTTTGAGCCGCGCGTTGGGAAGTTCCGGCGCGGGCAGGGTTTCGGTCCACCGCGCGGGGAACTCCCCGTACTGCCGGGATTCCCCGGAAGCCGGGTGCTCGCGTTCGTGCTGC
The nucleotide sequence above comes from Actinopolyspora erythraea. Encoded proteins:
- a CDS encoding VOC family protein; this encodes MEQRISLVTLGVADLSRAEEFYESLGWRGQALEGIVFFQTGCMAFALWGREELAADSGLAGEGDGGFGGICLAHNVRHQHEVDEVIETARRAGATVTRPPAETFYGGYAGVFTDLDGHAWEIAYNPGFPIAPDGSVTVPDFGTT